The following coding sequences are from one Mytilus trossulus isolate FHL-02 chromosome 8, PNRI_Mtr1.1.1.hap1, whole genome shotgun sequence window:
- the LOC134681074 gene encoding transmembrane emp24 domain-containing protein 2-like translates to MIEILKTVLIFVVATIFFESAHCLFVNIDANAEECFFDKVTSGTKMSLMFEVAEGGFLDIDIKIYGPDGKVLHQGERESNGKYTFAAHMDGMYKYCFSNKMSTMTPKTVMFSMDLGDKPKGGENMESDAHQNKLAEMINELSTALTGVKHEQEYMEVRERIHRSINDNTNSRVVLWSFFEALVLVAMTLGQVYYLKRFFEVRRVV, encoded by the exons atgattgaaattttaaagacaGTTTTGATATTTGTAGTTGCAACGATATTCTTCGAATCAGctcattgtttatttgttaacatAGATGCAAATGCCGAGGAATGTTTCTTCGACAAAGTGACATCAGGAACGAAAATGAGCCTGATGTTCGAGGTTGCAGAAGGTGGCTTTCTTGATATTGACATAAAG ATTTATGGTCCAGATGGCAAAGTCCTTCATCAAGGAGAAAGAGAATCCAATGGGAAATACACCTTCGCAGCCCATATGGATGGAAtgtacaaatattgttttagtaaCAAGATGTCTACTATGACACCTAAAACTGTCATGTTCTCAATGGATTTAGGAGACAAACCTAAAGGAGGAGAAAATATGGAATCAGATG CTCATCAGAATAAATTAGCAGAAATGATCAATGAATTATCAACAGCTTTGACAGGAGTTAAACATGAACAAGAATATATGGAAGTTAGAGAAAGAATTCATAGATCAA TAAATGACAACACCAATTCACGGGTAGTACTATGGTCATTTTTCGAAGCTTTAGTACTAGTAGCAATGACATTAGGACAAGTATATTACCTGAAGAGATTCTTTGAAGTACGACGGGTCGTGTAG